TATGTTCATTGGtaaaaactgtgtttttttttttttaaatagaagacAGATTTCCTTGTGGCTATTAAATATACTAAAAACAACCTTATGGGTAAAGAAATTATGTGTAATTATTTGGTGCATGTTTCAACTTGATGATGCACCAAATAATTGATACTTATAACTTTGAAGTATCATTTTGTGTCCTGTTTCAAAAGGTGTAATGATGATTGGAATACATCCAGAAATGTGTTGATCCACAAATGCAAACTTGCAGACAatttcagatttattttttgtttttgctgtgctttttcctcctctttcaGACCTTTCAACACTGTGGAACGCAATTCCTCCTACAATGTCATTGACTGTGAGTCAAAACGGAAAGAAGTTCTGGTGAAGACGAGCAGCATTCCTGAAAAGGCATCCAAGAAAAAGTATACATTTGACATGGTCAGTTTCTCTCTAATCACTTTGATACCATTTGACAGAAAGAGCTACAGTGTTTTGACCTCGAAGCATCTCATAGGTTTTCGGGCCCTCCGCCAAGCAGATAGATGTGTACCGGAGTGTCGTTTGTCCCATCCTGGATGAGGTCATTATGGGTTACAATTGCACTATTTTTGCGTGAGTACACACTTGCACTTGACACAAAGACCTCAAAGACgtgtttgctaaaaaaaaattacagcaGTTTattgaatttgtcttttttttctcattgggAAATCTTCAAAATGATTGAGCATTCTTCTCTTGTCAGTTACGGCCAGACAGGAACAGGAAAGAcgttcaccatggagggagaaAGAAGTCCAGACGAGCAGTTCACCTGGGAGGATGTAAGTTACGTGTGCGTGCCTTTCTCTGCGAGAGGAGTCTCCTAACTGATGTCCTCTTGTCATGCTTTTAGGACCCCCTGGCTGGCATCATTCCAAGAACTCTCCATCAGATTTTCGAAAAGCTGTCTGAGAACGGCACAGAGTTCTCCGTCAAAGTGTCACTCTTGGAAATTTACAACGAGGAGCTGTTTGACCTGCTCAGCCCCAGCGAGGACGTCACCGAGCGGCTGCAACTTTTTGATGACCCGAGGAACAAGGTGCACGATTTAAGAAAAGACAAAGAACAGCCCCCACCCccaatctttaaaaataaaaataaaaccttatTAGCAATGCACTAATCTGCTGTTTTCTGGTAGCGTGGCGTTGTGGTAAAAGGCTTGGAAGAAGTGATGGTCCACAACAAAAATGAAGTTTATCAGATTTTGGAAAGGGGATCTGCCAAGAGGAGAACGGCTTCCACGCTCATGAATGCTTACTCCAGGTCAAGCTCATCTCCTGCAACACACTtgtaacaatttttaaaaaactgctaTGActcacttatttttattttattttttttgcacagccgCTCTCATTCTGTCTTCTCGGTCACGATTCACATGAAGGAGATGACTCTGGATGGCGAAGAGCTGGTCAAGATTGGGAAACTCAACTTGGTAAAACAGATTTTTCATTCTTAGTTCTGAAAATCAAGCAAGATGCAAGGATACTCAACTTAGACTTGAGTTAAAAATTAGGTAGTTAGAAGCTAATTTGTTACAATTTGTGCCTGACCAgtcctgtgtggaattttcaAGTAAACCAATATGTGCATCACATAGTTAAAATGTCTAATTCCTCTgtaaaatatacagtataattAATATTTGCAGGGGTGAGAAGCAACAAGCATCTTTGCTCTTGCATTTTTcagatttgtcttttttttccccccctgaaTGATGAATGTCATCACATGAATCTATTTCAGGTGGATCTAGCAGGTAGCGAAAACATTGCTCGCTCTGGAGCGGTGGACAAGCGGGCACGAGAGGCCGGAAACATTAACCAGTCCCTTTTGACGCTGGGCCGTGTCATCACCGCTCTGGTGGAGAAGAGACCTCACATTCCATACAGGTATGTGCGGTACTCTGACATCCTAAAAGGCTAGTGATGTATAGAAGTGTTtccagactttaaaaaaaaaataaaaaaattatgtccgatttttggaccaaaaaataatgataaatatatattttttagtatcAAAGAGAACCCTACTGACACCACATTGAGGAATGTTTACAAATGCGGctaaacaacactttttttaaactatttttggtTTCTAAAGAGAAGTGTGATACAGCGGAAATGTTTGCTATACAACAACCAAATCTGATACCATACGCTCCACCCATAAATAGCCTAATTTCTTCTCTAATAAGGATACTGAGTATAATTAGGAGGCAACGCCAGTGACAGTGCTTTTGTTGAACTTCCTTTAGAGAGTCCAAGCTCACCCGGATCCTACAAGACTCTTTGGGAGGTCACACAAAGACCTCAATCATCGCCACTGTGTCGCCATCTTCCAGTAACCTTGAGGTGTGTTTGGCCCACTGATGAACAAATATAATTCTaaagtgaaaatgacaaaaacttgaaaaaatatAGGCAAGAATAAGGCACCACCAATTCATGCAACAGGTCAACGTAGCAGTGTTATGATTTGAAATGGATCCCCAACAGAGGTTTATTTTGCTTTTGCAGGAAACGCTGAGCACGCTAGAATATGCCAACAGGGCCAAGAGCATCATGAACAAGCCTGAGGTGAACCAGAAGCTCACAAAGAGAACGCTCATCAAGGTAAGGTCGGCAGCGCCTTTCTTTAAGAAAAGATTACAACGAAAACAGCGCACTTGTGATATACAACTGTATCCAACACAAATAGTGCAGAACTTTACTTTGGGTCCACAAAAACTGAATGTGGAAAGAGAAATCCTCATTCCATTAGGTCTTTGTGTCTTTGTAGGAATACACAGAAGAGATCGAACGCCTCAAGCGAGACCTAGCTGCCACCAGGGACAAAAACGGCGTCTACCTTTCGACAGAAAATTACACGTACGTATGTGCGTGCTTGTGAGATGATGTGTTGACCTCTGCGATTGTCATGTTTGGGGAAATGTGTTGCCTTTCAGGAACATGATGAGGAAAATTACCGCAGACAAGGAACATGTTGTGGAGTACACCGAGCGCATCACCTTCTTGGAAGAGGAGATTAAGAAGGTGGGATTATCTTGTAGAAAATGCAGCTAATGTATATTGTAatggaattttcttttttactgatGAATTATAGTTGGGGAGAAATAGACATGGTTGCAGACATTAATGTTGAATCGGGTTTAATCCTGAGATAATCCTGATGTTTTGTACAGGTGAGCGAGCTGTTCATGGAGAGCAAAAACCAACTGGAGCAGTGTGTTGCCGAGCTGGACGACAAGCAGCACAAGTGAGGAGCCTTCTTGCcttcctttctttctctcattgGAGATCATTAACTCACCACTTGTGTGTTTTCATGCATAGACTTGAAGAGACTAGCAAAGACCTTAAAGTCACAAAGGAGAAGTTGGCCGAGGAAGAGTTTGTCAGTGGAGAACTGCACTCTGCCCATGAGAAGCTCCACAGTGTGGCCACACAGGTCTTTTTCCGGACGTGTTCATTTATTCTATCAGAGCTGGACATCACCTTATGGATCAGTTGTAGCCTTTAATTGGAACTTTTTTAGTgggcaaaatgatttttttttaatttttaacattCATTCTGGAACATCTCAAGGTTTGctgtatttttgctttttattcatgattttaaCTGTTTATGTACAGTTGCTGAGTACTGCAGAAGCCAGTACCACTGATGTTTCGGGTCTCCATGATAAATTGGACAGGAAGAAGCTGGTAATGACAACTTATCTGttgcaaatgcaaaaatattttcaacaaatgGTTTGGAGaaagatataaaatataatgacaCAAAAAGCTATTTCAGAAGTCTATTACGTCTGCAGCCATAGATTTTCAGTGTCAGAATTtcttgtgggaaaaaaaaaacattagttttaGTGAATAGAAAGAGTTTTCTGTCAGGTGATGACAGTTGTTCTCATGGCCGACACACAGGTAGAGCAACACAACACCACGGCGCTGCAGAGTTTCGCCGAGGATTTGGAGACAGCTCTCGGCACCATAAAGCACACCGCTCAGCAACAGAGTGACATGCGACACCGTGTTCTCAATGGCTTCCCACAGGCTATCGGTATCTATTAAGTTTTATATGGTAGTGAACTTTGGCCTTATCCCACCAGGCGAACTACCAACATTTGGCTAAAATTTCCAGAGTTAAATTTGTGTTATTGAAAGGGATACATGTGCTCTCATAGATGTGGTGGTGGCGAGTACAGTGAAAGGTGTGGAGAGTCTGTTGGACGGTGTGGGGCAACTGTTGAGCAAGGGTGTTGCACGCTGTCAGGAACGAGTGCAGAATCACAAACGGCTAGGCTGCAAGGAAAAGGAAGTCTTACAGGAGCTTCTGGTGAGTGACCAATGAAAATGGCACCTCAAATACTTAGCATTCCTATTTATTTGTATCCTCCCCCTTTATTTCACTGCATTTTTTGTGCATGGGTCTAATAGGGAGAGCACCAGAATGATATGACAAAGGTTCTCCATGGGACTCTGTCAGACCTCTCAGTACTACAGGAGCAGATGGCCTCTCTTAGGACCAGCATGGAGGCGCAGAAGGCACTGGCTGACCAGGTCATCAAATCAGAATTTTGAATCGAAAAATGTGGGTCGTAGTTGTCCCGTTCTCACCCCACTCTATTTCGGCCGCCTCAACCTTAGGTGGAGGACATGAAGGAAACGGGTCAATTCCTCATTGGGATGGTGGCAGATCTAGCGCAACTGCGTGAGGCCATGGTGCAGCAAGTGAACGCACTGCAGGATGAACGCAATCAACTCTCCGTCCAAATCCAAAAATCTCAAAAGAGAAACCAGGAGGTAACATGCTTTATATATGCTATATTAAGGGACAAAGTCAACTTAGGCACAGCAAAACTTTGTTGTTACAGTATTGGCATTTATTAAGAATTCACTCTTTTGTCTATCAATTCCTTTTATTGATTAGAAAATGTATACTATTGGTGTCCTTGAAGCCCCAGAATGTGAGCTGCTGATTTTTCTTATCTGAAATTACTGAAGTTTGATGCAGAGAAAATGCAGGATCAATTACTAATGAGTTTTGaaggcaagaaaaaaatcttcatttgaaaatgttgtgGTACCTTCTCCAGAGAACAAAACGGACCATCCAGATGCTCCAACAGCTTGCCGAAGAGTCACAGGAGGACTACAAAAACCTGAATTTATCCTGCAGTCACCCGAAGACCCCCTTTGACACCTTACAGGAGAAGCTCAACAGGTGAGCCACTTTTCCACATGATCGGCAGAAAAGCGCATACGCTTGCTCACGTCTCCTGCCCTCTCCTTCCCTTCAGTGGGTTCACTTCAATGGAAAACATCGCGTCTACCCGGGGAGGTTCCCTGTGCTCCGCTTCCACGTCCCTGGCCACAGCGCTGCGTCTTAACGCAGACGAGAGCCGACAGACACTGGAGGGAGCCGGCAGCCGCTGCGAGCATCTTCGGCGTGACACGTCGAGTATGAGAAACTACTCTTACAAAATCCTCAGTGATGAGCGCTTTTTTACTCCCCCATGGTGTCCACTCGAATGCAGGTCTGCTTGAACGAGACCAGGACTGGTGTCTAAAGCTAGAGGAAAACGCCAACAAGCAAGCACATGAGCGCCTCTCCTCAGCAGAAGAGGAGTCAACTGACACTCAGATTCTCACTCAGGTATGGGCAATGTAATGCAGCATGCAACAGCGGATTTATAATTACATTTGTTGCCAATTCATTTGACTATCGATTATTGTCATCAACTACTATTTTAAGAAATGCGGCAATTTTAAGTTTCCTCGGTTTGAATAAACTTTGAATTTGTCACAATGTAGCCTAATGATGCATAATGACCTCTTCTAGATGCATCATCTTCAACTAATATTTTGGTCCTACAGAACATGAAAACGTATGGCACCGAGCAGCTATCCTTACTGGAGGCGGGGCTACAGGCCCAGCAAAAGAACTTGCATCGCCAAACGTCATTAGACTCTGGCGCCCTGAATGAGCAGGAGGCCAATATTCAAGAGCAGATTGATGCCAGTCAAAGGCTGGTCAAGAACTTCCTGCGTGATGAAATGCACAGTGACGTGGCTACCGGTAAGGAAATGCTTTTGCCCTGGAATGTTTATTTCATTAATCTGTTAGGCATTTTGTTTGAAGTAAAAgtaaacccaaaacaatattgtaCTTCATTTTTGTTCTTCAGCAATGGGATAGTAATTAAATATTGCATTATTTAAGGATATTATGACCTGGTTTTACACTGTTTATAAGATTTTGGTTGACATCTGTCATTCCGGCACCCGTTAGGTCTGACACCTCAGCGACGAGCCTTCCCGTACCCGCAACGAGTCGGCGCTATTCAGAGCCGCACAGAGATTCTGGAGAGCCTTAGAAGACAACAAGAAATGTTGAAAATCTCCATTAAAAGTGTGGAGGAAGATGTGGAacatgaggaggaggaggatgaaaaATTCACCcaggtgaagaagaaaaaaaacttcataacTAAAACTGAGCACTACCATCGCGCCTTGacttgtgattatttttgttatttcaaaaGGTGTCAACTGCTATTCTCTGTATCTCTTTTTCGGAacaactttatcctcattagggtcgcggggggtgctggagcctatcccagctgatcgcagggccaAAATGGGCCGTCCTATCTGCACACCTTTTGGTCTTAAAATTGACCGGTCTGAGTTTAATGAATTTACTTCATCTTGTGCTGTGTTCAGGATTCGTGCAACGAAAGCGTGGCCACTGAAAGTTCGTTCGGCGACGAGAACCTCATCTTCAACGAAAGCGAGCGCGTTCCGTTCTTCAAGGTACATTAGAAAGGTGTCCTTTAATTTAGTTTTGATCATTTATTCTGACTTTCCATTGTTTGTTCTCCAGCAGAAGGCCAGTAAAAAAGAGGCCAAGGTCGGCGGCAAGGTCAAAGCACTTGATTCCAAGTCAATCCCCACGCCACAGTCCTCCAGACTTCCGCTACGTGCTCAAAACTATAATCAGGACTATTAGCTCTTATTTTCTGTTCAAAAAGATGTGTTCCTTGTTTTAAGTGTTGTCATTAAAGGTTTCATATGTTCTGCTTTTACATCTGTTCTATATTATGATCATTGAAATTAATTTTTGGTTAATGACAATTCACCCAGGGGGAACTTGAATGTTTTGTCAGGGTCTAAAATAAACCACCTTTTATTAGACATAGACAGAAGGTCCAATATTTAAAGTAGTATCTTGTTTTTCTTGTCTCATACAATCATGTCTTGGGTTAaaattttaatgttgttttattgttgttaattTTGGTACTTATCTTGTTTTAAGTTTGGTCTTACATGAATTATTGTAGCATTACAAATAAAAGCGAGtagtttgtttttctattttcagtgtacaaagtcattcattttctggatcatttatcctcacaagggttggggAGGATGCTGGAGgcaaacccagctgactttgggtaccAAGTAGAGGTCACCTTCAATCAGTGGGCAGCCAATCTCAGCACGAGATGACAGCCAACCATTCAGTCTCACATTCATACTGAGggccaatttaaagtgttcaactagcctactctgcatgttttggggatgtggggtggaactggagtacctgcagaaaacccaATGCAAGCCTGAGAAGGCATACATACTACACGTgttctaattattattatttttacaattgattataatttagtaattgatttttttaagtgaatttgaaaataaaaaatcaggcttgcaaatacaatttttatacaagatttttttttttttgccaccgtCAAATTCTAAAGTCAAACTTTATTTTGGAACTCATCAAACTAACAACCGGAAGCAGAGTAATAGTCCATTTGTCTTGACAGCGTGTTTTGCTTGTGTTCCAACCATGAACTCGTCCGTTTCTGACGTAAGAATAGTCATCGTAGGATGCGGGATATCGGGGATAGCTGCCGCACACAGGCTTCTTAAATCGGGATTTAATCATGTGCGGATACTCGAAGCCTCCGGGAGAAGCGGAGGGAGGATCAAAACTGGAAAAATGGGTAAATTAACCCGAAAACATGTACCACGTAACATTCAGGTCACTCTTAACAAtatttcttgtgtgtgtgtaggtgatAAAATATTGGAGATTGGGGCCAACTGGATCCACGGACCATCTGAGGAGAACCCAGTGTTTTGTTTGGCTCGGCAATATGGCCTGCTGAGTCCAGATGCCCTGACCCCGGAGAACCAGGCAATGGATGTTGGAGGGCATCCCCCTTGGACCCCCAATGTCTTCACCAGCTCAGGTCACTGTTGAACAACTATAGCAAGGGAGGtgaacacgtggctctcgagccgcatgtggctccctGCCAAAATGAATGCAGCTCTTTGCATCgtttcatgtttatttattttttattttctcttaaaacacactcaaattcatcattaaaatcaaataactTATATTTCAATGtgatttggcagattggatttttttctatgctGCTTGTGAGCCAAGATGTGGCTCTTTTTGACTCTCACGGTTTAAGATTTGACCTCTGTGTGACACTTGTTCACCAACCCTGAACTAAACAAACATGATGTGGCACACTCATGTGGTGCTCTTCCTATGAAAAGGTCGCAAGTTGAAACTTGAGGACATTCACCCAGCTGTGGAGCTGTTTGCTGAGCTTCTGGAGGAGAGTGCAAAGTTTCAGGAAAAGGGTGGAGAACCTTGGCCCAGCGTAGGCCAATTCATACGCACTGAGGTATGACCGTCATATCCGTATTCAACCATAACTTGAGAGTAAAGTCTTCTCTTGTGTTGGTGCAGGTGTTGCAAAGGTCAGCAGAGAAGTGGAAAGCTGACAATGCAGGCTCCTTGAAGCGCTGCATGATCAGCACCATGTTAAAGGTGGAGTGTTGCGTTAATGGCACTCACAGCTTGGATGATCTAGGACTAGGGGCTAATGGCCTCTATAAAACAACGCTGGGACTCGACTGCACATTTCCAGGGTTTGTAGTCCAAACGGATATATACATATGACACACATTGTGTGAGTGAGCTGAACTAGTTCCTTTTAAAATTGGTGTTTAAGTGGATTCTCAGAGTATAAatctttataaataaataaataaataaattatatatatatatatatatatatatatatatatatatatatatatatatatatatatatatatatatatatatatatatatatatatatatatatatatatatatatatatatatatatatatatatatatatatatatatatatatatatatttatatatataaatataaattaatatttatatatatatatttttgggggggtataGTTATCCAAATTaactgttatgttaacagatgcgtatttgacaggttgttctccattttactattgttactctGAAGTCAGTTTGTTTAGTTCTTTTgatcaaatgaaaaattgtgaattgtactccagtgcaacttatatatatctttccctcttcattgtgtattgtTTGCATGGTGCGATttatattctgaaaaaaatacgTCACTGAACTTTAAATTGCTTTCCATGGAAAATAACTTTCAGTTTCAAATATAAATCCCTCTACTACAGCCAAATAGCAATCTAATGTTGTGTTGTATATACTGTCACATTTCAGTGGTTATGAAGGTCTCGTAAGAAACCTGATGTCGGAAATGCCTGCCGATGTGGTGACCTACAAGCAGCCAGTTCGCTGCATCCACTGGAACAACTCTGACAAAAGAGACGTGGCTGTGAACGTCGAATGTGAGGATGGGAAGGTGGTGGCTGCCGATCACGTGATTGTCACAGTTCCTTTAGGTATTATCACACTTTAGGAATAGAATCCTGTTCCTTAAGACATAACATTGAAATTGCTCCCTGTTCTTTTTGGTCAGGCTACCTAAAAATGCATTATTCTTCACTgtttcatcctcctcttcctctgcaCAAAATATATTCCATCCAGAGATATGGTTTTGGTAccaacaataaaatatttgtggAATTTGATTCACCCTGGTGGGATCAAGATTGTGAGGTCATCTACATGGTGTGGGAAGATGAGGTTGGTCAACAAATGAAGCTGTGGAATTTCTATATATCCTGCTTAATTGTAGTATAATTCAAAGAATATATCAGTGAAAGTGTGGTTTCAGGTTTTTATCTTGCTATGGcagaattgtaatattttaccGCTGTAAAAACACAAGTATTACCTTTTgctgcacttgtgatgatttaTCTTTAAAGCCTAAAAATTAATCTGTTATCACATTGTACAGGATGCCATGGTGGACCAGGTGGAGGATATTACTGGTTCCTGGATAAAGAAATTGTTCGGCTTTACTGTGGTCAAACCGAGTGAAAGGTCAGCACTTTTGGTTctcttgaaatgttttttggggTAGTTAAGACGATACTGTATGTGTGTAATACATTTATACTCGGGGATTTGAtttggaatatatattttttaaaccttctattcaaaaattatgatatttttccacaagcattattattactattatttccCACACCTGAAAACCAGCCAAAATGCCTATACTCAGGGTTCTTTCTTGCACCTTTCAAAACATACATgttgaattcattaaaaattgattttttttgaaataaaaaccctCAGGTTTGGCCATATTTTGTGTGGCTGGATTGCTGGGCATGAAGCAAGTTATATGGAGACATTATCCGAGCAAGAGGTCCTAAATGCCGTCACACAACTTGTCCGCAGGTTCACTGGTgagtgtgtcattttttttttttggcttcattCACAAGATTGATGTTTTACAGTTATTCTGATGGTGTGGATTTTGCAGGTAATCCCATCATCACTCCACGCAGAGTTCTGACCTCGCAGTGGTTTCACGACCCTTGGACAGGCGGATCGTACAGTTACCCTTCAAGGGGCTGCTCATTGCAGGATATCGAGAACATGATGGAGCCGTTGCCGTCCAAGCGATCGGTCTCACGGGTACTGCtctttttaagcattttttttttaatgtcgatATTAATTCTCCAACTTCAACTGTGTTTCGTTTTTAGTCCCTGCAGGTGTTGTTTGCTGGAGAAGCGACTCATCCTTTCTATTACTCCACTGTCCATGGAGCTCTTCTTACTGGCTGGAGAGAAGCTGACAGGCTCCTAGCTCATTACGCTTCGACTCTTCCTGCACAGCTGCCCAAGTCAAACCTTTAAAAGAAGAGTGCAAGATTATGTGATATCACTTCATTTTAATCATGGTACAGATTGTTGTGGGAGAAAATGGAACTGCTTCAATGCCAACAAAGGTGAGGTTTGAAAGAATGAGACGTAAACCTCTCTTAATATCAGCTAAAAACTGCTAAATTATCTGCACTAATAGACTCGTCCTAATGCTGTGTTATTAAGCCTTACTCACAGATACAAGTCTCACAAATTATGCCTTTGTATACTGTTGCAAATTTGTAATATGTAATTATATGCTCATGTTTTGGAGTGTGATCATttgttttaaagtaaaaatatagtgtttgattttgtttcagAATTTTATTAAGTGCTGAATTTTCAAATCTACATTTTGACACAATTCCACTaaattttaacttgtttttgcACATGTTTTTTCTCTGGAAAAACATCATAAGACTTACAATTTTTCCTGTCATGTCATTCACAAATTCATAGAATACCCTTCACAGTGATAGAtgtcaaatatatttgaaatggaATAGACTATTACCGTCAATTCAATACACTGTTAATACTTCAGGTTTTGGATGtaaataatgacattaaaataaaataaaaccccaTTCATGCATTGCGTTACCAAATTACTTCCCTTTCCCATTTATGTGTAGCATTTCATTTAGTAGTCAGCAGAGGGCAGCAATACACCTGCAGCTCCATTAGTGTCAAACGAGAAAGAAAAGCGGAACcattaaattgaaaatatttctcAGTCGGCTTGTAAACAGTGGTGCGCATCATGTCAATTTtatagtttgttgttttttgttcagctTGCTCGTGAAATTGATACTGATGCTTGCCAATGTAGAATTAAATCAAATTATTAACGATTATGAAACTGTACCGATCACTGTACAATGTCGCTAAATTTCGAACCACATTTGACTTTGGAAACCGAGAAGTGGCTCACTGGTTCCCTGGACACATGGCTAAAGGTGATTACAAGTACACGAGTACAGtacataattataaaataagcAGTACTATTATCCTAAACGCAAGTTTTTGGGGCCGAGAGCAGGAATGAAGCAGATGAGAGCCAGTCTGAAGAAAGTGGACTGCATCGTTGAAATCCACGACGCTCGAATatccttttttatttgatattttttgaatTGACTTTTGTGCTTAAGTGCTGTTTCGAAAATATCTTTAATATGAAGCACATTCCCTTCTCTGGAAGAAACCCGATGTTTCATGAAACTCTGGATGTGAAGCCACATTTGCTGGTGCTTAACAAGATGGATTTGGCTGACCTATCAAATAAACAGGTACATATGTACTGTTTGTTTTAATTGGAAACTAATTAATTATGTTCAGAAAATTGGTTGCGTTCATTATTATGTGTTCTGAATTGCTCTCAGTAAGTTAATGAAGGAAATCTGAATCCGTTCAAATGGAACAATAGAACGTGTCATGACTTAGTTATAGGCAATTTTATATTGAAACTGATTGAGCTCAATAAATGTGATaatgtctacatttttttttagaaatgagtCTTGTCTTATTGATTAttatgttgtaaaaaaaatatttttaaaatagacaCAACCATATGCCGCAGGGTTCAAAACTGGTATGAGGAAAGTAGCTGTTTATAGTTTGAAAAGTGAGCTAATCTCTTTTTCTACTTGCAGAGGATCCTGAAAAAGCTCAGTTCTAAAGGAGTGAATCATGTTCTTTTTACTGACTGTCTAAAGCAACAAGATAACAGTATCGCAAAGGTATGTGAAATCTTCCCCCAGAAAACCCACCAAAATCAATTACCTTAATGATTTTAGTACATTTACAttgtgctcttttttttgtgcagttaGTGCCGACCGTCTTGGAGTTGATCACGAACTCGCATCGCTTTAACAGAGAAGAGGTACGGACAAAGTAAAAATGAGGAAATTCAACcccaaaatactaaaaaaaaacaaagtcattaaaatcaggatgctaaatataaatattacaagCGAGCA
The nucleotide sequence above comes from Stigmatopora nigra isolate UIUO_SnigA chromosome 12, RoL_Snig_1.1, whole genome shotgun sequence. Encoded proteins:
- the kif11 gene encoding kinesin-like protein KIF11 isoform X2 codes for the protein MFLFGDWLSDFFETILIRRIGGVEGISNNAFTMASSQISGADREKGKNIRVVVRCRPFNTVERNSSYNVIDCESKRKEVLVKTSSIPEKASKKKYTFDMVFGPSAKQIDVYRSVVCPILDEVIMGYNCTIFAYGQTGTGKTFTMEGERSPDEQFTWEDDPLAGIIPRTLHQIFEKLSENGTEFSVKVSLLEIYNEELFDLLSPSEDVTERLQLFDDPRNKRGVVVKGLEEVMVHNKNEVYQILERGSAKRRTASTLMNAYSSRSHSVFSVTIHMKEMTLDGEELVKIGKLNLVDLAGSENIARSGAVDKRAREAGNINQSLLTLGRVITALVEKRPHIPYRESKLTRILQDSLGGHTKTSIIATVSPSSSNLEETLSTLEYANRAKSIMNKPEVNQKLTKRTLIKEYTEEIERLKRDLAATRDKNGVYLSTENYTNMMRKITADKEHVVEYTERITFLEEEIKKVSELFMESKNQLEQCVAELDDKQHKLEETSKDLKVTKEKLAEEEFVSGELHSAHEKLHSVATQLLSTAEASTTDVSGLHDKLDRKKLVEQHNTTALQSFAEDLETALGTIKHTAQQQSDMRHRVLNGFPQAIDVVVASTVKGVESLLDGVGQLLSKGVARCQERVQNHKRLGCKEKEVLQELLGEHQNDMTKVLHGTLSDLSVLQEQMASLRTSMEAQKALADQVEDMKETGQFLIGMVADLAQLREAMVQQVNALQDERNQLSVQIQKSQKRNQERTKRTIQMLQQLAEESQEDYKNLNLSCSHPKTPFDTLQEKLNSGFTSMENIASTRGGSLCSASTSLATALRLNADESRQTLEGAGSRCEHLRRDTSSLLERDQDWCLKLEENANKQAHERLSSAEEESTDTQILTQNMKTYGTEQLSLLEAGLQAQQKNLHRQTSLDSGALNEQEANIQEQIDASQRLVKNFLRDEMHSDVATGLTPQRRAFPYPQRVGAIQSRTEILESLRRQQEMLKISIKSVEEDVEHEEEEDEKFTQDSCNESVATESSFGDENLIFNESERVPFFKKASKKEAKVGGKVKALDSKSIPTPQSSRLPLRAQNYNQDY
- the kif11 gene encoding kinesin-like protein KIF11 isoform X1, with protein sequence MFLFGDWLSDFFETILIRRIGGVEGISNNAFTMASSQISGADREKGKNIRVVVRCRPFNTVERNSSYNVIDCESKRKEVLVKTSSIPEKASKKKYTFDMVFGPSAKQIDVYRSVVCPILDEVIMGYNCTIFAYGQTGTGKTFTMEGERSPDEQFTWEDDPLAGIIPRTLHQIFEKLSENGTEFSVKVSLLEIYNEELFDLLSPSEDVTERLQLFDDPRNKRGVVVKGLEEVMVHNKNEVYQILERGSAKRRTASTLMNAYSSRSHSVFSVTIHMKEMTLDGEELVKIGKLNLVDLAGSENIARSGAVDKRAREAGNINQSLLTLGRVITALVEKRPHIPYRESKLTRILQDSLGGHTKTSIIATVSPSSSNLEETLSTLEYANRAKSIMNKPEVNQKLTKRTLIKEYTEEIERLKRDLAATRDKNGVYLSTENYTNMMRKITADKEHVVEYTERITFLEEEIKKVSELFMESKNQLEQCVAELDDKQHKLEETSKDLKVTKEKLAEEEFVSGELHSAHEKLHSVATQLLSTAEASTTDVSGLHDKLDRKKLVEQHNTTALQSFAEDLETALGTIKHTAQQQSDMRHRVLNGFPQAIDVVVASTVKGVESLLDGVGQLLSKGVARCQERVQNHKRLGCKEKEVLQELLGEHQNDMTKVLHGTLSDLSVLQEQMASLRTSMEAQKALADQVEDMKETGQFLIGMVADLAQLREAMVQQVNALQDERNQLSVQIQKSQKRNQERTKRTIQMLQQLAEESQEDYKNLNLSCSHPKTPFDTLQEKLNSGFTSMENIASTRGGSLCSASTSLATALRLNADESRQTLEGAGSRCEHLRRDTSSLLERDQDWCLKLEENANKQAHERLSSAEEESTDTQILTQNMKTYGTEQLSLLEAGLQAQQKNLHRQTSLDSGALNEQEANIQEQIDASQRLVKNFLRDEMHSDVATGLTPQRRAFPYPQRVGAIQSRTEILESLRRQQEMLKISIKSVEEDVEHEEEEDEKFTQDSCNESVATESSFGDENLIFNESERVPFFKQKASKKEAKVGGKVKALDSKSIPTPQSSRLPLRAQNYNQDY